In Candidatus Bathyarchaeia archaeon, the following are encoded in one genomic region:
- a CDS encoding aldehyde ferredoxin oxidoreductase family protein: MFGWTGTFLQVNLSKGKAIANRYEASLAKNFLGGRGFAVKILWDKLKPGIDPLSPENLLVFAAGPLTGLSLPSSGKLVVAAKSPLTGGYGDGNVGSLTAVQMRKAGYDAIIIEGKANKPIVLLIRDAIAEFLDAKDLWGLSSFETEKKLRELYGRAAGILCIGQGGENLVKFANIVCQEGRAGGRPGIGAVMGSKNLKAVVFIGSHEIPVAQPKEMKELGAEGYREVMTKPSYAFWKRQGTMMTIEWSQENSVLPTCNYREGVFEEADEIGGFTMEKFKVSNRGCPQCNMTCGNVVKSSDKKESELDYENVAMLGSNIGLGNLKQVAALNRAADEFGLDTISLGNVIGFAMEASEKGLLTDKISWGKFKDTKALIEDIAYRRGLGRLLAEGVRFAAEEIGKDSKRWAMHVKGLEISAYNCHSTPAMALSYATSSIGAHHKDAWVISWEVKVGRESYSEEKVDKVIELQRIRGGVFESLTVCRLPWVEVGFELEWYPRFLYAATGLEMNWDNLNLIADRMFNLTRAFWVREYGKNWSKEMDVPPARWFEEPLTKGALKGAKLDRAKYDVMLQRYYKKRGWDERGIPTKTTLNKLGLNDVAKQLGKRVKLYE; the protein is encoded by the coding sequence ATGTTCGGCTGGACTGGAACTTTTTTGCAAGTAAACCTCAGCAAGGGTAAGGCTATTGCCAACCGTTACGAAGCTAGTTTAGCCAAAAATTTCCTTGGCGGCAGAGGATTTGCTGTCAAAATTCTGTGGGATAAACTCAAGCCTGGAATTGACCCTCTTTCGCCTGAAAACTTGCTGGTTTTTGCGGCTGGTCCATTAACTGGTTTGTCTCTTCCTAGTAGTGGTAAACTGGTTGTAGCGGCAAAAAGCCCTTTAACTGGAGGCTACGGGGATGGAAATGTTGGGAGTCTTACTGCGGTTCAGATGCGTAAGGCTGGTTATGACGCTATAATAATTGAGGGCAAAGCTAACAAACCAATTGTTCTGCTTATTCGAGACGCAATAGCGGAGTTTCTTGATGCAAAAGACTTGTGGGGTTTAAGTTCATTTGAAACTGAGAAGAAATTGAGAGAGCTTTATGGACGCGCAGCTGGCATTCTCTGCATTGGTCAAGGTGGAGAAAACTTAGTCAAGTTTGCAAACATTGTCTGTCAAGAAGGACGCGCTGGTGGAAGACCTGGAATAGGCGCTGTCATGGGTTCTAAAAATTTGAAAGCTGTCGTTTTCATCGGTTCACATGAAATACCAGTAGCCCAACCTAAGGAAATGAAAGAGCTTGGCGCTGAAGGCTACAGAGAAGTTATGACTAAGCCGAGCTATGCTTTCTGGAAACGTCAAGGCACGATGATGACAATCGAGTGGAGCCAAGAAAACAGTGTTCTCCCAACATGCAATTACCGCGAAGGCGTCTTTGAAGAGGCTGACGAGATAGGTGGTTTTACAATGGAGAAGTTTAAGGTTTCTAATCGTGGGTGTCCGCAGTGTAACATGACTTGTGGAAATGTTGTTAAGAGTTCTGATAAGAAAGAGTCTGAACTTGATTACGAAAACGTTGCCATGTTAGGCTCAAACATTGGATTAGGCAACCTTAAGCAAGTTGCAGCGCTCAATAGGGCTGCTGACGAGTTTGGGTTAGACACCATTTCATTGGGTAACGTGATTGGTTTTGCTATGGAAGCATCAGAAAAAGGATTGTTAACAGATAAGATTTCGTGGGGTAAATTCAAGGATACAAAGGCTCTGATTGAAGACATAGCATATAGACGTGGGTTAGGCAGATTGCTGGCTGAAGGTGTTCGTTTTGCTGCTGAAGAAATTGGTAAAGATTCTAAACGTTGGGCTATGCATGTTAAAGGTTTGGAAATTTCCGCTTATAATTGCCATTCAACACCAGCTATGGCTCTGTCATACGCAACAAGCTCAATAGGAGCCCACCATAAGGATGCCTGGGTGATCTCTTGGGAAGTCAAAGTTGGACGCGAAAGTTATAGTGAAGAGAAAGTTGACAAAGTCATTGAGCTTCAACGTATCAGAGGCGGGGTTTTCGAGTCCTTAACCGTTTGTAGGCTTCCATGGGTTGAGGTCGGCTTCGAGCTTGAATGGTATCCAAGGTTCTTGTATGCGGCAACCGGGTTAGAGATGAATTGGGACAATCTAAACTTGATTGCTGACCGCATGTTCAACTTGACTCGTGCCTTCTGGGTTCGTGAATATGGCAAAAACTGGAGCAAAGAGATGGACGTCCCACCAGCAAGGTGGTTTGAAGAACCCTTAACTAAGGGCGCTTTGAAAGGTGCGAAGCTTGACAGAGCGAAGTATGATGTTATGTTGCAAAGATATTATAAGAAGCGCGGTTGGGATGAGCGTGGAATACCGACAAAAACAACACTGAACAAGTTAGGATTGAATGACGTTGCAAAACAATTGGGAAAACGCGTAAAACTGTACGAATAA
- a CDS encoding FAD-binding oxidoreductase gives MTRCDVLVVGAGILGLSTAYHTKNKNPKLNVLVVDKLGAAGQGSTAKSAAAFRCLFYSRTNFALADSSVEFYKHAQNDLGYDLKLRWAGYLWLFDDNGYQKMLPVLKDLAHRGFKYKEYEGSDLAKKLCMNTDFTRDEEAQMMGLGNVYKGIFIPKAGFIDVDSLVKFYESEFLKLGGKIQYNTAVTELVVEPRKPLGMPGEPYFWQDAIVTGAKTNKGFIRAEKTIVAAGAWASQLLDRLGIDCFIKAKKRQVFSVKANTEALRKLLFTKEFSNAGCLPFTIFPKPSAYIRPNPEEEAFWLAYADEFPRAFKIEDNPEPEENYYQYGLYQVTAKYFPQFSGCQPFSAFAGLYEINTIDGQPLVFEENGVMVVGGASGSGIMKADAIGRIAAALYNGEEYALLYGDRKFKVSDLGLKHRNVEPEKLII, from the coding sequence GTGACAAGATGCGATGTGCTCGTGGTGGGCGCGGGAATTTTAGGTTTATCCACTGCGTACCACACAAAAAACAAGAATCCTAAACTGAACGTTTTAGTTGTCGATAAATTAGGCGCTGCGGGTCAAGGTAGCACTGCGAAAAGTGCGGCGGCTTTTCGTTGTCTTTTTTATTCTCGCACTAACTTTGCCTTGGCTGATTCTTCCGTTGAATTTTACAAGCATGCACAAAATGATTTGGGCTATGACTTAAAACTGCGTTGGGCAGGGTATCTTTGGCTTTTTGACGATAATGGTTATCAGAAAATGCTTCCAGTCTTGAAAGATCTAGCCCACAGAGGCTTTAAGTACAAAGAGTATGAAGGAAGCGATTTGGCTAAAAAATTATGCATGAACACCGACTTTACTAGGGACGAAGAAGCGCAAATGATGGGTTTAGGAAATGTTTACAAAGGAATATTCATTCCTAAGGCAGGTTTTATAGATGTTGATTCTCTTGTGAAATTTTACGAGTCTGAGTTTTTGAAACTTGGAGGGAAGATTCAATACAACACTGCGGTTACTGAACTTGTTGTGGAACCGCGCAAACCGTTGGGCATGCCTGGTGAGCCTTATTTCTGGCAAGATGCGATAGTTACTGGAGCAAAAACCAATAAGGGTTTCATACGAGCTGAAAAGACAATTGTTGCGGCTGGAGCTTGGGCTTCTCAGCTTTTAGATCGGCTCGGAATTGATTGTTTCATTAAGGCTAAAAAACGGCAAGTGTTTTCAGTCAAGGCGAATACCGAGGCTCTCAGAAAACTGCTTTTCACAAAAGAATTCTCAAATGCTGGATGTTTGCCTTTCACAATTTTCCCTAAGCCTTCTGCTTACATTCGACCTAATCCTGAAGAGGAAGCGTTTTGGCTGGCGTATGCTGACGAATTTCCAAGGGCTTTCAAAATTGAAGATAACCCTGAACCGGAAGAGAACTACTATCAATATGGGTTATATCAAGTTACAGCCAAATATTTCCCTCAATTTTCTGGTTGCCAACCTTTTTCGGCTTTTGCTGGTTTATACGAGATAAACACTATTGACGGGCAACCTTTGGTTTTTGAAGAAAATGGCGTGATGGTTGTAGGCGGCGCGAGTGGAAGTGGCATAATGAAAGCCGATGCTATAGGCAGAATTGCCGCTGCATTATACAATGGCGAGGAATACGCGTTGCTTTATGGTGACAGAAAATTCAAAGTCAGCGATTTAGGCTTGAAGCATAGAAACGTCGAACCAGAAAAACTGATTATTTAG
- a CDS encoding aminotransferase class I/II-fold pyridoxal phosphate-dependent enzyme, with protein sequence MTNVKATERVRTIEYAIRDVIAYAKQIAKTGKKIFYLNIGDPVAFDFDTPKHIKQALINAVEEGANAYSASEGIPELREAISQKEKRVNGVDISAENVIVTQGISEGIQMVMAALIDAGDEILLPGPTYPPYISYAKFFGGKPVTYETVEEEQWQPNIDDLKKKISKKTRAIAIINPNNPCGALYDEKIVKQILDLAGEHDLPVLSDEIYDQIIYEKKFISTAHLAKDVPVIGLNGFSKAHLMTGWRLGYLYFYDQKDELQELKQCIEKETRIRLCANTPVQKAGVIALNGPQDHVKELVRKLKQRRDYAWKRLNEIEGLSCAKPEGAFYVFPKIHAVGQKWKTDKEFALELLKETGVLLVHGSGFDPVYGAGHVRGVFLPPIETLEEAFNEVERFMERNS encoded by the coding sequence TTGACTAATGTAAAGGCTACTGAAAGAGTACGCACCATTGAATACGCCATCCGCGACGTCATCGCCTATGCAAAGCAAATTGCAAAAACTGGTAAGAAAATTTTCTATCTAAACATAGGAGACCCAGTTGCATTTGACTTTGACACGCCAAAACATATTAAACAAGCATTAATAAATGCTGTAGAAGAAGGCGCAAACGCTTACTCAGCTTCAGAAGGCATACCAGAACTTCGAGAAGCAATAAGTCAAAAAGAAAAGCGAGTTAATGGTGTTGACATTTCTGCAGAAAATGTTATTGTGACCCAAGGAATTTCTGAAGGCATACAAATGGTCATGGCTGCACTTATTGATGCTGGAGATGAAATTCTTCTTCCTGGACCAACATATCCACCTTACATTTCATATGCTAAATTCTTTGGTGGAAAACCAGTTACATACGAAACTGTGGAAGAAGAACAATGGCAACCAAACATTGATGACTTAAAAAAGAAAATTTCAAAGAAGACCCGTGCAATTGCGATCATTAATCCTAACAATCCGTGTGGCGCACTTTATGATGAAAAAATTGTGAAGCAAATATTGGACTTAGCTGGAGAACATGATTTGCCAGTTTTGTCAGATGAAATTTACGACCAAATAATTTATGAGAAAAAGTTTATCAGCACAGCTCATTTGGCTAAAGATGTTCCAGTAATTGGACTTAATGGTTTTTCTAAAGCGCATTTAATGACGGGATGGAGACTGGGCTACTTGTATTTTTATGATCAAAAAGATGAACTGCAAGAACTAAAACAGTGCATTGAAAAAGAAACGAGAATAAGACTTTGCGCAAACACGCCGGTTCAGAAAGCTGGAGTGATTGCGTTGAATGGACCGCAGGATCATGTGAAGGAACTGGTTCGGAAACTTAAGCAGAGAAGGGATTATGCATGGAAACGGCTCAACGAAATTGAGGGTTTAAGTTGCGCTAAGCCGGAAGGGGCGTTTTACGTATTCCCAAAAATCCATGCGGTAGGACAAAAGTGGAAAACGGACAAGGAATTTGCATTGGAACTGTTAAAAGAAACAGGCGTGCTTCTTGTACATGGGTCTGGATTTGACCCAGTTTATGGTGCTGGACATGTAAGAGGAGTGTTTCTACCACCAATTGAGACGTTAGAAGAAGCCTTCAATGAAGTAGAAAGGTTCATGGAAAGAAATAGTTAA
- the ilvE gene encoding branched-chain-amino-acid transaminase, protein MEKDLLVYIDGKYYPKSQAKISVYDHGLLYGDGVFEGIRAYNGVVFRLKEHIDRLYRSAHTIMLQIPVTKEEMINIVLETLRKNSLKDSYIRLVVTRGVGDLGLNPKKCPKPTIIVITDTIALHKGEAKEKGVTAMLSWVKRDPVDATTHEIKSLNYLNSILAKIEANISGVDEAICLDKNGFICEGVAENIFIVKKGKIFTPPSYTGALPGITAEAVMQLARKLGYEVIEKNITPYELFNAEEVFFTGTAAEIVPVREINKRTINNGVPGPITKKLMEAFAKMVQDPKEGIPIY, encoded by the coding sequence TTGGAAAAAGATTTGCTCGTTTATATAGACGGGAAATACTATCCAAAATCGCAAGCAAAAATTTCCGTTTACGACCATGGGCTTCTCTACGGCGACGGCGTCTTCGAGGGAATCCGCGCCTACAACGGCGTAGTTTTCAGATTAAAAGAGCACATTGACCGGCTTTATCGTTCAGCTCATACTATAATGCTGCAGATTCCAGTAACGAAGGAAGAAATGATAAACATAGTCTTGGAAACTCTGCGAAAAAACAGCCTAAAGGACTCATACATTCGACTCGTAGTTACAAGAGGAGTAGGAGATTTAGGACTTAACCCAAAAAAATGTCCCAAACCCACAATAATAGTGATAACTGACACAATTGCATTACATAAAGGCGAAGCCAAAGAAAAAGGCGTCACAGCGATGCTTTCTTGGGTCAAAAGAGACCCGGTGGACGCGACAACACATGAGATAAAATCACTAAACTACCTTAACAGTATACTGGCAAAAATTGAAGCAAACATAAGCGGCGTAGACGAAGCCATATGCCTTGACAAAAACGGCTTCATATGCGAAGGCGTCGCAGAAAACATATTCATAGTAAAAAAAGGTAAAATATTCACACCACCAAGCTACACCGGCGCCTTACCCGGAATAACTGCCGAAGCGGTGATGCAGCTTGCCAGAAAACTAGGCTATGAAGTCATAGAGAAGAATATAACACCCTACGAACTGTTTAACGCAGAAGAAGTATTCTTCACGGGAACCGCCGCAGAAATTGTGCCAGTTCGCGAGATAAACAAGAGAACAATAAACAATGGAGTGCCCGGACCGATAACGAAAAAGTTGATGGAAGCATTTGCTAAAATGGTTCAGGACCCGAAAGAAGGAATTCCTATCTACTAG
- a CDS encoding threonine--tRNA ligase, translating to MRILQLHSNFIEYKPVQKEIAMAEEAEKKAVRLEEIVVLFTAVEEGDNTSVAKKAIDEVCAFLEKLKVNRVIIYPYAHLSSNLAKPTEALKIVKTMEAYAKEKNIETYRAPFGWNKQFTISIKGHPLAEQSRVILPAKAKEEKEEKVSEAVKAEEKLESFWYILEPNGKMTPVKEFNFKKHENLEKFAKYEISKVRASQQMPPHVPLMKRLEIADYELGSDPGNIRWYPKGRLIKSLLEQFVTAKMIEYGAMEVETPVMYDFQHPSLADYINRFPARQYLLKSEDKELFLRFAACFGQFLMVHDTQFSYKHMPLKVYELTRYSFRREKSGEVVGLRRLRAFTMPDCHAFCTNLEQVKKEFVTRFKLCIQILEEIGLPRENYEAAIRFTEEFYKKNKTFVNSLAKIFGKPVLVEMWKERFFYFTLKWDFNFVDNQNKAAALSTDQIDVENAKRYHITYVDEKGEKQHPLILHCSPSGAIERDVYALLENAYKTQQNGKPPMLPLWLAPTQVRIIPMSDKFLKNVEDIAKKIEKHCIRVDIDDRTLTLQKRIREAEMEWVPYVIVVGQRELESGILPVRERKSSKIRQMKLEELIKEIEKLTENKPFKQLPLPRYLSKRPQFYG from the coding sequence ATGAGGATATTGCAACTACACTCAAACTTCATCGAGTACAAACCAGTCCAAAAAGAGATAGCCATGGCAGAAGAAGCCGAAAAAAAAGCTGTGCGCCTTGAAGAAATAGTCGTGCTTTTCACAGCTGTTGAAGAAGGCGACAACACATCAGTAGCCAAAAAAGCCATAGACGAAGTTTGCGCTTTCCTCGAGAAACTGAAAGTAAACCGCGTCATAATCTACCCCTACGCACACTTAAGCAGCAACTTGGCAAAACCCACAGAAGCCCTAAAAATCGTGAAAACCATGGAAGCCTACGCAAAAGAAAAAAACATAGAAACATACCGTGCGCCATTTGGCTGGAACAAACAATTCACAATCTCAATAAAAGGGCATCCGCTAGCCGAGCAATCACGCGTAATATTGCCCGCGAAAGCAAAAGAGGAAAAAGAAGAAAAAGTTTCTGAAGCAGTAAAAGCCGAAGAAAAACTGGAATCCTTCTGGTACATTCTCGAACCAAACGGAAAAATGACTCCAGTAAAAGAATTTAACTTCAAAAAACACGAAAACCTAGAGAAATTTGCAAAATACGAAATTTCCAAAGTGCGAGCCAGTCAACAAATGCCGCCGCACGTGCCCTTAATGAAAAGGCTAGAAATAGCCGACTATGAACTCGGGAGCGACCCGGGAAACATCCGCTGGTATCCAAAGGGACGATTAATCAAATCCTTGCTAGAGCAGTTTGTCACTGCCAAAATGATTGAATATGGTGCAATGGAAGTTGAAACTCCAGTCATGTATGATTTCCAGCATCCCAGCCTAGCAGACTACATAAACCGTTTCCCAGCAAGACAATACCTATTAAAATCAGAAGACAAAGAGCTCTTCCTACGATTTGCCGCATGCTTCGGGCAGTTCCTCATGGTTCACGACACACAGTTTTCTTACAAGCACATGCCGCTGAAAGTTTACGAATTAACACGTTACAGTTTCAGACGAGAAAAAAGCGGCGAAGTCGTTGGTCTGAGACGACTCAGAGCCTTCACAATGCCTGACTGCCACGCCTTCTGCACAAATTTGGAACAAGTCAAAAAGGAATTTGTGACAAGATTCAAGTTATGCATACAAATCTTGGAAGAGATAGGTTTACCTAGAGAAAATTATGAAGCAGCAATACGTTTCACAGAAGAATTCTACAAGAAAAACAAAACATTCGTCAACTCTCTTGCAAAAATCTTTGGCAAGCCGGTGCTGGTTGAAATGTGGAAAGAACGTTTCTTCTATTTTACCCTCAAATGGGACTTCAACTTCGTAGACAATCAAAACAAAGCTGCCGCTCTCTCAACAGACCAAATAGACGTGGAAAACGCCAAAAGATACCACATAACCTACGTAGACGAGAAAGGTGAAAAACAACACCCACTAATTCTGCATTGCTCTCCAAGCGGCGCAATAGAAAGAGACGTTTACGCATTACTAGAAAACGCTTACAAAACACAACAAAACGGCAAACCGCCCATGCTTCCATTATGGCTGGCGCCAACACAAGTGCGCATAATTCCCATGTCAGACAAATTTCTAAAAAATGTTGAAGACATAGCTAAAAAAATAGAAAAGCATTGCATCCGCGTTGACATAGACGACCGCACATTAACTTTACAAAAGAGAATTCGCGAAGCTGAAATGGAATGGGTTCCCTACGTAATTGTTGTAGGACAAAGAGAACTCGAATCCGGCATACTTCCAGTGAGAGAAAGAAAATCAAGTAAAATACGCCAAATGAAACTAGAAGAACTCATAAAGGAAATTGAAAAGCTAACAGAAAACAAGCCATTTAAACAACTTCCACTCCCAAGATACCTCTCAAAAAGACCGCAATTCTACGGTTAA
- a CDS encoding carbohydrate kinase family protein codes for MFDIVSVGHFSIDSIFLPDRRLPFVVLGGSVAYVSFAARRLDARVAAVSKVGDDFPVAYLWWLRQEGVDLSTVVKVENVKTTRFELKYDNELSNRTLRLSSKAPAITTDDVPDSLKAKVIHLAPIAGEITYEVAEKLKHQTEALSIDPQGLVRIFDENGNVSLNTLTDKRILELVNIYKSSQAEIEAITNQQDLNSAIKAIHDYGVETVIVTLGVNGAVLSVENDACNIPACRTEKVVDPTGAGDAFIGGFLAEYVNGENLLRCACVGAAVASLVVEAPGPTFFGDKEQIYQRARMLYEKEIKG; via the coding sequence GTGTTTGACATTGTCTCTGTTGGACATTTCAGTATTGACTCTATTTTCTTGCCAGATAGACGCTTGCCCTTTGTTGTTTTGGGTGGTTCTGTAGCTTACGTTTCTTTTGCGGCTAGGCGTTTAGACGCTAGAGTTGCTGCTGTTTCAAAGGTTGGCGATGATTTTCCAGTTGCTTACTTATGGTGGCTTCGGCAAGAAGGTGTCGACTTGTCTACTGTAGTTAAGGTTGAAAATGTGAAGACCACACGTTTTGAACTTAAATACGACAATGAACTGTCGAATCGTACATTGCGGCTAAGCAGTAAAGCGCCAGCTATAACCACAGATGATGTACCAGATTCTTTGAAAGCCAAAGTCATCCACCTCGCGCCTATAGCTGGCGAAATAACATACGAAGTAGCTGAAAAACTGAAACACCAAACTGAAGCCTTATCAATTGACCCACAAGGACTGGTGCGCATTTTTGACGAAAACGGAAACGTTTCCCTCAACACATTAACAGATAAGCGCATTTTAGAACTCGTAAACATTTACAAGTCTTCTCAAGCGGAAATCGAAGCAATCACAAACCAACAAGACCTCAATTCAGCGATAAAAGCAATTCATGATTATGGTGTTGAAACAGTAATCGTTACCTTAGGCGTGAACGGCGCGGTATTATCGGTTGAAAATGATGCTTGTAACATTCCAGCATGCAGAACAGAAAAGGTTGTAGATCCAACAGGCGCAGGAGACGCCTTCATTGGCGGTTTCTTAGCAGAATATGTAAACGGCGAAAACCTTCTGAGATGTGCATGTGTAGGTGCTGCAGTAGCATCTTTAGTTGTTGAGGCTCCTGGTCCAACTTTCTTCGGCGACAAAGAACAAATTTATCAGAGAGCACGCATGCTTTATGAAAAAGAAATTAAAGGATGA
- a CDS encoding nascent polypeptide-associated complex protein — protein sequence MHRRVSPREARRMMQRMGMSMDAIEEVKEVVIKTSNKEIVIEEPEVAVLAVQGQKIYQVTGGKITEKAVERKLAIPEEDIRLVADQTGKSLEEARKALEESGGDLAKAILLLQS from the coding sequence GTGCACAGGCGCGTTAGCCCTCGTGAAGCGAGGCGAATGATGCAACGCATGGGCATGAGCATGGACGCAATTGAAGAAGTTAAAGAAGTTGTCATCAAAACATCAAACAAGGAGATAGTTATTGAAGAACCCGAAGTGGCTGTTTTAGCTGTTCAAGGACAAAAAATCTATCAAGTGACTGGAGGAAAAATCACGGAGAAAGCTGTTGAGCGCAAATTAGCCATACCAGAGGAAGACATAAGACTCGTGGCTGACCAAACTGGCAAAAGCCTAGAAGAAGCCAGAAAAGCTCTAGAAGAAAGCGGAGGAGATTTAGCTAAGGCTATCCTTTTGCTTCAGTCCTAG
- a CDS encoding PUA domain-containing protein translates to MARLEEALKRIRSVADYQFGKGVGTALFPEDVEIVYSQRTGRIRYVYLGGNRLATLRPTDGLFSLSIAGARRIAESGCSVNCFVIVQNEVSEVIADGGDVFAAHVVKADCGIRPKDEVIVIGENGKILAVGRAVLSGEEMKVFKRGVAVKVRRGCSE, encoded by the coding sequence TTGGCGCGTTTGGAAGAAGCTCTTAAACGAATTAGAAGCGTTGCAGACTACCAGTTTGGAAAGGGCGTGGGCACAGCGCTTTTTCCAGAAGATGTGGAAATAGTTTATTCGCAGCGAACTGGCAGAATTCGCTACGTCTATTTAGGTGGCAACAGACTCGCAACGCTTCGCCCAACAGATGGCTTGTTCTCCTTGAGTATTGCGGGTGCAAGGCGAATCGCTGAAAGCGGTTGCTCTGTAAACTGTTTTGTTATTGTTCAAAATGAGGTTTCAGAGGTTATCGCTGATGGTGGCGATGTGTTCGCAGCGCATGTCGTGAAAGCTGATTGTGGCATTCGCCCAAAAGACGAAGTCATCGTTATCGGTGAAAATGGTAAGATTTTGGCTGTTGGAAGGGCTGTTTTGTCTGGCGAGGAAATGAAAGTTTTCAAAAGGGGTGTTGCAGTTAAGGTTAGACGTGGTTGTTCAGAATAG
- a CDS encoding multiprotein bridging factor aMBF1 — translation MRCEVCGRKIFGKPLRVIIEGAKLTVCNECSKHGTTIWEEIKPKVATPKPKTTLQPLRTQSKKPTETTVDTSLELIENFDSKIRQAREKLGLSHEELGKKINEKVSVLRKIETGKIKPDNVLTTKLEHILKVKLLVPASEEKTPQTKIPKPSTHELTLGDLIQLNKKDTEKEEDKTERRQS, via the coding sequence TTGCGGTGCGAAGTCTGCGGACGCAAAATCTTCGGCAAACCCCTAAGAGTCATAATTGAAGGAGCCAAGTTAACAGTATGTAACGAATGCTCCAAACATGGAACAACCATCTGGGAAGAAATAAAACCAAAGGTTGCAACACCAAAACCCAAAACAACACTTCAACCACTCAGAACCCAAAGTAAAAAGCCCACAGAAACCACAGTAGACACAAGTTTAGAACTTATAGAAAATTTTGACTCTAAAATAAGGCAAGCAAGAGAAAAACTTGGACTTTCCCACGAAGAACTAGGCAAAAAAATAAACGAAAAAGTCTCAGTGCTAAGAAAAATTGAAACTGGAAAAATCAAACCAGACAACGTGCTTACAACAAAACTTGAACACATTCTCAAAGTCAAATTATTAGTCCCAGCATCAGAAGAAAAAACTCCGCAAACAAAAATTCCGAAACCATCAACCCACGAATTAACATTAGGCGACCTAATCCAACTAAACAAAAAAGACACGGAAAAAGAGGAGGACAAAACCGAACGAAGGCAATCATAG
- the hflX gene encoding GTPase HflX, giving the protein MVQRRRNFEPSSLEELKNLAESAGYIVVGKIEQTREGDSRYQIGAGKVKELAELVKETGAQKVIFDNPLKTVQSYNLAKATGVEVIDRFQLILEIFTRRATTTEAQLQIQLARLGYELAHAKERVRLAKKGEQPGFMGLGAYEVDVYYEAVKKQVHTVRKKLKKIREKRVLHRERRAELGFLSISLAGYTNAGKSSLFNALTEEEVPVDTTLFTTLSTTTRLVEFSKKKFLLTDTVGFIDRLPLTLIEAFHSTLEETIYSDLILLVVDVSEPIYAIHKKLTVCLETIERIGASGIPIITALNKIDLISQEEIYQKLENLKETAPNPVPISALHKTNIDLLKNEILKMLKNYVQASIIIPTTNETMPFISWLFKSTDVKTIKYAENSANIVFEAAPWFAEKVKKRVEEFNGKFEKI; this is encoded by the coding sequence ATAGTTCAACGACGGAGAAATTTTGAACCATCAAGCCTAGAAGAACTCAAAAACTTAGCTGAATCAGCAGGATACATAGTTGTTGGAAAGATAGAGCAGACTCGAGAAGGCGACTCACGCTATCAAATAGGCGCTGGAAAAGTCAAAGAACTAGCGGAACTCGTGAAAGAAACCGGCGCTCAAAAGGTAATCTTTGACAATCCACTCAAAACAGTTCAATCATATAATTTGGCAAAAGCCACCGGCGTAGAGGTAATCGACCGTTTCCAGCTAATTCTAGAAATCTTCACACGGAGAGCCACAACAACCGAGGCACAATTACAAATCCAATTAGCAAGACTTGGATACGAACTAGCTCATGCAAAAGAGAGAGTAAGATTGGCAAAGAAAGGTGAACAGCCTGGATTCATGGGACTTGGCGCTTACGAAGTAGATGTTTACTACGAGGCTGTAAAGAAACAAGTTCATACCGTACGTAAGAAGCTAAAGAAAATTCGAGAAAAACGCGTTTTGCACCGAGAGAGAAGAGCAGAACTAGGCTTTTTATCGATTTCTTTGGCTGGATACACAAACGCCGGAAAAAGCTCATTATTTAACGCATTAACAGAAGAAGAAGTACCAGTGGACACGACCCTCTTCACAACTCTCTCCACAACAACTAGACTTGTAGAGTTCTCAAAAAAGAAATTTCTATTAACCGACACCGTAGGCTTCATAGACCGCTTACCATTAACGCTCATAGAGGCTTTCCACTCGACACTTGAAGAAACCATATACTCAGATCTCATACTTCTCGTCGTAGACGTAAGCGAGCCCATCTATGCAATACACAAAAAACTTACAGTCTGCTTAGAAACAATAGAACGCATAGGCGCATCAGGCATCCCAATAATAACAGCACTAAACAAAATCGACCTAATATCCCAAGAAGAAATCTACCAGAAACTCGAAAACCTAAAAGAAACTGCTCCAAACCCCGTGCCAATATCAGCCCTTCACAAAACCAACATTGATCTACTGAAAAACGAAATCCTAAAAATGCTAAAAAACTATGTTCAAGCCTCCATCATCATTCCAACAACAAACGAGACAATGCCATTCATATCATGGCTATTCAAAAGTACAGACGTAAAAACAATAAAATACGCAGAAAACTCCGCCAACATCGTTTTCGAAGCAGCCCCATGGTTCGCAGAAAAAGTTAAAAAACGTGTAGAAGAGTTCAATGGAAAATTCGAGAAAATCTAA